Within the bacterium genome, the region AGCGCCGTCATCGGCAAGCACGACGACGGAACCGGCGGCCTCGTCTCGATCGGGACCGTCACCTCCCAGGCCCTCTACGAGATCAGCGGCAGCCACTACTACGGCCCCGACGTCACGAGCCGCTTCGACACGATCCGGCTCGAGGAGATCGGCGAGAACCGGGTGCGCGTCTCCGGCGTGAAGGGCGAAGCGCCGCCGGACACGCTCAAGGTCTGCATGAACCGCAACGGCGGCTACCGCAACGACATGCGCGTCGCCCTCCCCGGTCTCGACACGGAGGCCAAGGCCGAGGTGGTCGAGTCCGCGTTCTGGCGCGCCTGCCCCTTCGAGCCCTCCGACTACGAGCAGGTCACCACGCGGCTGCTCCGAACGGACAAGGAGGATCCCGCGTCGAACGAAGAAGCCGTCGCCGTCTGGCACATCGCGGTCAAGGACCCCGACGAGCGGAAGGTCGGCCGTGCGTTCTCGAACGCCGTCGCCGAGCTCGCGCTCTCGTCGACGCCCGGCTGGTTCACCCTCGGCGGCGGCCCCGGGCCGGCGCGCGCGTTCGGCGTCTACGAGCCGGCGAACGTGCCGGCGAATGCGGTCCCCCAGGAAGTCACGATCCTGGGCGGCGAGACGCGGCGGATCGACTCGGTGATTCCCCACGTCGAGACGAACGTCGCGCCGCTCCCCGGACCCGACCAGCCCGCGCCCGGCGGGCCGACCCGTACTCTTCCGATCGGCCGGCTGGTGGGCGCACGATCCGGCGACAAGGGCGGCAACGCGAATCTAGGCGTCTTCGTCCGCGACGACGCGGCCTGGGCGTGGCTCGACGCCTTGCTCACGACCGACCGACTGCGCGAGCTCCTGCCGGAGACGGCGGATTTCGAGATCGATCGCCACCGCTTCCCGAACCTGCGCGCCCTGAACTTCGTCGTACACGGCCTCCTCGAGGAGGGCGTGGCGGCCGCGACGCGTCAGGACGGCCAGGCGAAGAGCCTCGGCGAGTGGCTGCGCGCCCGGGTCGTGGAGATCCCGGAGGCGCTGCTCGACTAGCGGACGCGCCAGGGGGAAGCGGACGTCGCGGTCCGCCAGGCAACCGACCCTTCGCAGCGCCGAAACGCGTTCGGACGACCACGGAGCGCGCGATGACCCGCGTCAGCGGAACGGGCAGCGTCCCTAGCGCCGCTTCGGGGCACGGGGTCGCGCCGAGCCGCCGCGGGTCAGCTCGAGGGCTTTCTCGGCGACGGCCCGCGTGGCTTCCTCGATCGTGGCGAAGCCCGTCTGATCGAGCTCCCGCTTGGCCCGCTGGAAGTCCGGGGGGCGGAAGCCGGTATTCACGCGCGGTCGCAGGGAGAAGACATGGCCGAGCGTCACGGTCGCCGCCGAGACCGACCCGCCGGCGGGCGGCGGCGCGGTCTCTTCCTTGGGAGGCTCGGGCGTCACCTGCTTCGTGGCGGACCTCTGCGTCTCGCGAGAGGATGCCTCCGCCTTCGCGGCCGGCCGCCTGGTCGCCGCCTTCTTCTTGCCAGCGCCGGCCTTCTTCTTCGGCGACGCCTTCTGCTTTTTCGGCGACGTCTTCTGCTTGGCGGCCGCCTTCTTCGCAGCGCCCTTCTTCTTGGCCGCCGCCTTCTTCTTCGCAGCGCCCTTCTTGGCGGCCGCCTTCTTCTTCGCAGCGCCCTTCTTCTTCGCAGCCTTTCGGCCGGTCGCCGCCTTCTTCCCGACGCCGGACTTCGCCGGCTTTGCCTTCTTTCGAGCTGCCATGATCAGAGGGTATCGACACGACGTGACCACGGAACGTGTCCGGGGACACACACTCGCCCCCGGACTCGCTCCTGCAGGCGCCTGACGAGGCCGGGAACGAGCCGAGGCGAGGGAGAGACCGGACGAGAGCGGGGCTGTGGACCGACGCCCACGGCACGCCGCGCGGAGCACGGCCGAGCGCGTTCGAGGCGCGCGGCCGTGCTCTTCGCCCGGATCGTCTCCGACGGCTAGTTGCCGTCCAGCTGGTTCACGATGGCACTGGCCGCGCCGCCGTCGTAGCCGCGGTCGATCAGGGCCTGCTCCATCGCATCCCGGAATTCGCCGGGCGTCCAGGGCGTCGTTCCCCCTGTCGCATCGAAGAAGTCGCCCCAGACCGTGTCGCGGGCCTGGAGGACGTCGAGCAGGACCTGCCCCTGCAGCGCCTGGACGGCCTCGGGCGTCATCGCCGTGTCACCGTTCACGAGCGGCAGCCCCCCTAGCAGTGGATCGCCGGTGGACGGGTCGGTGGCCCTCATCATCGCTTCCATGATCGCCTCGTTCTGCAGGCGCTGCTGGACGGCGTCCCGCTGCTTGTCGCGCATCGCGTCCTGCATCGTGTCGCCGGGCAACATCTCGCGCATCATCTTCCGCTTGCGCTCGTCGCCTCGATCACCCGCTTCGGGGAGCATCGGCGCCGCCGGCACGGGCTTCATCGAGCCGTCACCCGCTGCTCCCGCGTCGAGTCCCTTCGCGCGCGCACCGTTCGCCCGTTCCTGCTGGAGACGGCGCAGCCGCTCCGCGACCTCGGGCTTGCGCTCGGCCGCGCGTCGGATCACGTCCTCGTTCGTCGCCCGATGCATCAGTCCGCGGGCGCGGTCGACGTCGGACCTGGCGGCGGGCGCCGCGGGTCGCTCGTCCACCTCGCGACGGAAGTCCTGCCAGCTGACCCACGGGTCGCCGCCGGGCGCGACGTCGAGCTCGATCATGCGACCGATCCCGCCGGTCGCCAGGAAGCC harbors:
- a CDS encoding DUF1446 domain-containing protein, which codes for MADPIRIANCSGYFGDRPSGAREMVEGGPIDVLTGDWLAELTMLILSKIQAKRPGEGYARTFVQSMEEVMGTCLDRGIRVVSNAGGLDPEGCAEAVHEIATRLGLSPKIAFVRGDDLMPQIDELISADQLHHFETGEPIEDPARFMTANAYLGCWGIVDALSRDADIVITGRATDAAIVCGPAAWHHGWRRTDFDALAGAVVAGHLIECSSQVTGGNYSFFQEVPNIQHLGFPFAEIAEDGSAVIGKHDDGTGGLVSIGTVTSQALYEISGSHYYGPDVTSRFDTIRLEEIGENRVRVSGVKGEAPPDTLKVCMNRNGGYRNDMRVALPGLDTEAKAEVVESAFWRACPFEPSDYEQVTTRLLRTDKEDPASNEEAVAVWHIAVKDPDERKVGRAFSNAVAELALSSTPGWFTLGGGPGPARAFGVYEPANVPANAVPQEVTILGGETRRIDSVIPHVETNVAPLPGPDQPAPGGPTRTLPIGRLVGARSGDKGGNANLGVFVRDDAAWAWLDALLTTDRLRELLPETADFEIDRHRFPNLRALNFVVHGLLEEGVAAATRQDGQAKSLGEWLRARVVEIPEALLD
- a CDS encoding FecR family protein, with amino-acid sequence MQKRSNVTKHASRTGTIVLVLLALVLSGGTAMADAVARQVSGAVEIGSGEPPMWRALSEGDTLAPNERIRTGADGRVEIVMDAGTLRVHENSMLRLPPPTSAADRVDLERGNSLFDVLRRGGRRFEVHTPTVVVSVKGTRFGVDASDGIGQVAVYHGVVGVREVGADAAIETLVREGFLATGGIGRMIELDVAPGGDPWVSWQDFRREVDERPAAPAARSDVDRARGLMHRATNEDVIRRAAERKPEVAERLRRLQQERANGARAKGLDAGAAGDGSMKPVPAAPMLPEAGDRGDERKRKMMREMLPGDTMQDAMRDKQRDAVQQRLQNEAIMEAMMRATDPSTGDPLLGGLPLVNGDTAMTPEAVQALQGQVLLDVLQARDTVWGDFFDATGGTTPWTPGEFRDAMEQALIDRGYDGGAASAIVNQLDGN